A single genomic interval of Deinococcus fonticola harbors:
- a CDS encoding acyl-CoA dehydrogenase family protein, protein MASHLDWPFFDPSHRALASELREWAASNLNNIDHHDTDRACRQLAGAIGRAGLFRYSVGGKAFGGEFEGIDTRSICLVRETMAEFDGLADFVCAMQGLGSGAITLEGTPQQKEQYLTGVARGELIAAFALTEPDSGSDVAAMQLEARRDGDAYILNGQKTWISNGGIADFYVVFARTGEAPGARGISAFIVEAGTPGLDDSQRLEVIAPHPLSTLTFTECRVPASALLGAPAQGFKLAMRTLDIFRTSVAAAALGFARRALCEATNRTLNRQMFGGTLSQQPLAQAMLADMATMVDRSALLTYRAAWLRDTAENVTKEAAMAKLTATEDAQRVIDMAVQLFGGAGVQVGNIVESLYREIRALRIYEGATEVQKLIIARELLKEARA, encoded by the coding sequence ATGGCCTCTCACCTCGACTGGCCTTTCTTTGACCCTTCGCACCGCGCCCTGGCTTCGGAACTGCGCGAGTGGGCCGCGTCCAACCTGAACAATATCGATCACCACGACACGGACAGGGCCTGCCGCCAGCTGGCTGGCGCGATCGGGCGCGCGGGGCTGTTCCGTTACTCGGTGGGCGGCAAGGCTTTCGGCGGCGAGTTTGAGGGAATCGACACGCGCTCGATCTGTCTGGTGCGCGAGACGATGGCGGAGTTCGATGGCCTGGCGGATTTCGTGTGCGCCATGCAGGGGCTGGGCAGCGGCGCGATCACGCTGGAGGGAACGCCACAGCAAAAGGAGCAGTACCTGACGGGCGTGGCGAGGGGAGAACTTATTGCCGCGTTTGCCCTGACCGAGCCGGACAGCGGTTCGGACGTGGCGGCCATGCAGCTGGAGGCCCGCCGGGACGGGGACGCCTACATCCTGAACGGCCAGAAAACGTGGATCAGCAACGGGGGGATCGCGGATTTCTACGTGGTGTTCGCCCGCACGGGGGAAGCGCCGGGAGCGCGCGGCATCAGTGCGTTCATCGTGGAGGCGGGCACGCCGGGACTCGACGATTCGCAGCGGCTGGAAGTGATTGCGCCGCACCCGCTGTCCACACTGACCTTCACGGAATGCCGGGTGCCGGCGTCCGCCCTGCTGGGGGCGCCCGCGCAGGGGTTCAAGCTGGCGATGCGGACACTGGACATCTTCCGCACGTCCGTGGCGGCGGCGGCGCTGGGATTTGCGCGCCGCGCGCTGTGTGAGGCGACGAACCGCACCCTGAACCGTCAGATGTTCGGCGGCACGCTTTCGCAGCAACCGCTGGCGCAGGCGATGCTGGCCGACATGGCGACGATGGTGGACAGGAGCGCCCTGCTGACCTACCGAGCCGCCTGGCTCCGGGACACCGCAGAGAACGTCACGAAAGAGGCGGCGATGGCGAAACTCACGGCCACCGAGGACGCCCAGCGCGTGATCGACATGGCCGTGCAACTGTTCGGCGGCGCGGGCGTGCAGGTGGGCAACATCGTCGAGAGCCTGTACCGCGAAATCCGCGCCTTGCGCATCTACGAGGGCGCCACCGAGGTGCAGAAGCTCATCATTGCCCGTGAACTGCTGAAGGAGGCCCGCGCGTGA